From the Candidatus Brocadiia bacterium genome, one window contains:
- a CDS encoding MarR family transcriptional regulator, producing MPNSKVKETSIFMSELIPRIIKGAQIEFLASQKITHLQFLTLVALSCYQDCKMSQLARTMKMSYPQATGIVDRLIKTGLVSRTSLDNDRRVVLIRLAPKGAAFIRQFKIMLQLRWQRIFSAMPDPEITALLKSLKNIAARIEEVEQDE from the coding sequence ATGCCAAACAGCAAGGTCAAAGAGACCAGCATTTTCATGTCGGAACTGATCCCCCGGATCATCAAAGGCGCGCAAATAGAGTTTCTGGCGTCCCAGAAAATCACACACCTGCAATTCCTGACCCTGGTAGCCCTGTCCTGTTACCAGGACTGCAAGATGTCGCAGTTGGCCCGGACCATGAAGATGTCCTATCCGCAGGCTACCGGCATCGTTGACCGGCTTATTAAGACCGGGTTGGTCAGCCGGACCAGTCTGGACAATGACCGGCGGGTGGTGCTTATCAGGCTGGCGCCCAAAGGCGCCGCCTTTATCAGGCAGTTTAAAATCATGCTCCAGCTCAGGTGGCAGCGGATTTTCAGCGCCATGCCCGATCCGGAAATCACCGCGCTCTTGAAATCACTGAAAAACATAGCCGCCAGAATCGAGGAGGTCGAGCAGGATGAATAA
- a CDS encoding efflux RND transporter periplasmic adaptor subunit, with protein MNKKLIIVIVVITGLVALLASIFGRKQNGNTVFISGTIEATETRMAFQVGGKIKELLKNEGDTARAGELVAQLNKEEFLSLKSQAESALQEAQLNSDRLKADYERAERLIQSGGFTVQQRDTLKANYQMSQARLATLQSGLDLAVLKLGYTDLVAPIDGFITVKSAQIGEIVQPGSAVYTISDLRNLWVTGYIKETDLGRVKLNQKARIKTDSYPDKSYDGYVSFISPESEFTPKQIQTREERINRVYRVKISVDNAGQELKSGMPADVYLAIE; from the coding sequence ATGAATAAGAAACTGATTATCGTCATTGTCGTCATCACCGGGTTGGTTGCCCTGCTGGCCAGCATCTTCGGGCGGAAACAGAACGGCAACACCGTTTTCATCTCCGGCACGATCGAAGCCACCGAAACCCGGATGGCCTTCCAGGTCGGCGGCAAAATCAAGGAACTGCTCAAGAACGAAGGCGATACCGCCCGGGCCGGTGAGTTGGTGGCCCAGCTAAACAAGGAAGAGTTTCTCAGCTTAAAGAGCCAGGCCGAATCTGCCTTGCAGGAGGCCCAGCTCAACAGCGACCGCCTTAAGGCCGACTACGAGCGTGCCGAGCGGCTGATTCAGTCCGGCGGCTTCACGGTTCAGCAGCGCGACACGCTCAAAGCCAACTACCAGATGTCGCAGGCGCGCCTGGCCACGCTCCAGTCCGGGTTGGACCTAGCCGTTTTGAAGCTGGGTTACACCGATCTGGTCGCGCCCATCGATGGATTCATCACCGTCAAAAGCGCCCAGATAGGCGAAATCGTCCAGCCCGGCTCGGCCGTCTATACCATCAGCGATTTGCGCAACCTCTGGGTCACCGGTTACATTAAGGAAACAGACCTGGGCCGGGTCAAGCTCAACCAAAAGGCCCGGATCAAGACCGATTCCTATCCGGACAAGTCATACGACGGCTACGTGTCTTTCATTTCGCCCGAATCGGAATTCACGCCCAAGCAGATTCAGACCCGCGAAGAAAGAATCAACCGGGTTTACCGGGTAAAAATATCCGTGGACAACGCCGGCCAGGAACTCAAATCCGGCATGCCGGCCGACGTCTATCTGGCCATCGAATAA
- a CDS encoding ABC transporter ATP-binding protein — protein MKNDIINAVEVTGLEKKFGRFTAVNRISFSVKPGEIFGFLGPNGAGKTTAIRMLCGILAPTSGTGRVGGYDIASQPDLIKQNIGYMSQRFSLYDDLTVEENINFYSGIYRVPAEKKSARKEWVLRMAGLEQLRASRTSILAGGWKQRLALGCAIIHEPKILFLDEPTAGVDPIARQMFWKLIKEMSNSGVTVFVTTHYMDEAENCDRLALIYDGNIIATGTPNRLKTELMKESVLAVSLDRPEEWIEPFNRLKSVKETALFGTVLHAIVDDEPVATAAIKELMAKEPGLDYRIKRIEPSLEDVFVSLIKSSAKLKVPNEPDQD, from the coding sequence ATGAAAAATGACATCATCAACGCCGTCGAGGTAACCGGGCTGGAAAAGAAGTTCGGCAGGTTCACGGCCGTCAACCGCATTTCTTTCAGCGTCAAGCCGGGCGAAATCTTCGGCTTCCTCGGCCCCAACGGCGCCGGCAAGACCACCGCCATCCGTATGCTCTGCGGCATCCTTGCCCCCACTTCCGGAACCGGGCGGGTGGGCGGCTACGACATCGCCAGCCAGCCCGACCTGATCAAGCAGAATATCGGCTATATGTCCCAGCGCTTTTCGCTCTACGACGACCTGACCGTCGAGGAGAACATCAATTTCTACAGCGGCATCTACCGCGTGCCGGCCGAAAAGAAATCTGCCCGCAAAGAATGGGTGCTCCGGATGGCCGGGCTGGAGCAATTACGGGCAAGCCGGACGTCCATCCTGGCCGGCGGCTGGAAACAGCGCCTGGCCCTGGGCTGCGCCATCATCCACGAACCGAAGATACTCTTCCTGGACGAACCCACGGCCGGGGTTGACCCGATTGCCCGACAGATGTTTTGGAAACTGATAAAAGAAATGTCCAACAGCGGCGTGACCGTATTCGTCACCACCCATTACATGGACGAAGCAGAGAACTGCGACCGGCTGGCCCTGATTTACGACGGCAACATCATCGCTACCGGCACGCCCAACCGGCTAAAAACGGAATTGATGAAAGAATCGGTGCTGGCCGTCAGTCTGGACCGGCCGGAGGAATGGATCGAGCCGTTCAACCGGCTCAAGTCCGTAAAAGAGACGGCCCTGTTCGGCACCGTCCTGCACGCCATCGTTGACGACGAACCGGTTGCCACGGCCGCGATAAAAGAGCTGATGGCCAAAGAACCGGGCCTTGATTACCGAATAAAACGGATTGAGCCCTCGCTGGAGGATGTTTTCGTCTCGTTGATAAAATCATCAGCCAAACTAAAGGTGCCTAATGAACCTGACCAGGATTAA